The genomic region GGATGAAAACCCGCGACCGGATTCTTGAATGCACGCTGCAATTGTTCAACAACAAGGGCGAGCCCAATGTTTCGACCATGGAGATCGCCAATGAACTGGGGATCAGCCCAGGCAATCTCTACTACCACTTCCATGGCAAGGAGCCGCTGGTACTGGAGTTGTTCGAGCGATTCCAGGCCGAGCTGACACCGCTGCTGGACCCTCCGGCGAATGTTGAACTGGCGCCCGAAGACTATTGGTTTTTTCTGCACCTGATCGTCGAGCGCCTGTCCCAGTACCGCTTTCTGTTCCAGGACCTGTCCAACCTGGCCGGCCGTCTGCCCAAGCTCGCCAGGGGCATTCGCAACCTGCTCAACGCACTCAAGCGCACCCTTGCCTCGCTGCTCGCGCAACTGAAGGCACAAGGGTTTATCGTCAGCGAAACCCAGGCATTGGGGCAGTTGGTGGAGCAGATCACCCTGACCCTGCTGTTCTCACTGGACTACCAACGGATTCTGGGCCGCGAGGGTGAAGTGCGGTTGGTGGTGTACCAGATCATGATGCTGGTGGCCCCGCACCTGCTGCCGCCGGCCCGGTTGGCGACGGAGCGGATGGCCTTGCGTTATCTCGAAGAGCCCGAGTAGGCGACCGGCGCTGCGGAGGCCGAACCTGACGACAGCCAACCCAAACGAAAACGCCCGACCTTCACAGGCCGGGCGTTTTCACTGCGCAAAGTACCACTCAGGACTGGGAGGACGGCGCCGACGGAGCCGGGGCCGCAGCCGGAGCGGCTGGAGCAGCCGGGGACACCGAGTTGGTGGTGGTCGGTGCAACAGCTGGCTTCGCCGCGGCAGGTGCTGCTGGCTTGGCTGCTGGCTTCGCCGCTGCCGGTTTTTTCGCGGCGGCAGGCTTCGCGGCGGGTTTGGCCGCCGGTTTTGCAGCGGCAGGTTTCGCAGCAGGCTTGGCCGCCGGTTTTGCAGCGGCAGGCTTCGCAGCAGGCTTAGCCGCTACAGGCTTGGCTGCGGGCTTGGCGGCCGCCGTCTTCGCCGCTGGCTTGGCCGCCGCTTTCGCAGCAGGTTTGGCCGCCGCGGTTTTCGCTGCCGGCTTCGCCAGTGGCTTGGCTGCAGTTTTCGCCGCTGGTTTGGCTGCTGCCGTCTTCGCTGCAACGGGCGCCACTTTCTGGCCGGTGAGCTGCTCGATCTGCCGGGTCAGGGTATCGACCTTGCTATTGAGCGCCTTCACTTCATTGCGGCTGGGAACGCCCAGACGCGAGATGGCACTGTTCAGGCGC from Pseudomonas asplenii harbors:
- a CDS encoding TetR/AcrR family transcriptional regulator, with amino-acid sequence MKTRDRILECTLQLFNNKGEPNVSTMEIANELGISPGNLYYHFHGKEPLVLELFERFQAELTPLLDPPANVELAPEDYWFFLHLIVERLSQYRFLFQDLSNLAGRLPKLARGIRNLLNALKRTLASLLAQLKAQGFIVSETQALGQLVEQITLTLLFSLDYQRILGREGEVRLVVYQIMMLVAPHLLPPARLATERMALRYLEEPE
- a CDS encoding phasin family protein; the encoded protein is MAGKKNTQKEGSSWIGKVEEYSRKIWLAGLGVYSKIDSDGSKLFESLVKDGEKAEKLTKSAVDKTVEAAKDSAGSAKSRISGVKERALGKWDELEEAFDKRLNSAISRLGVPSRNEVKALNSKVDTLTRQIEQLTGQKVAPVAAKTAAAKPAAKTAAKPLAKPAAKTAAAKPAAKAAAKPAAKTAAAKPAAKPVAAKPAAKPAAAKPAAKPAAKPAAAKPAAKPAAKPAAAKKPAAAKPAAKPAAPAAAKPAVAPTTTNSVSPAAPAAPAAAPAPSAPSSQS